In the candidate division TA06 bacterium genome, ACAAAAGACGCCACAATGCTCAAGCTCTTTTTCACTCCGCTCATCCACAAATTCTCTAATAGATCCCTGTTCAAATGATCCAACTTTCCAACATATCAGTTTCCTTCGGCGAAAAGATCCTCTTCAAGGATATTACCTGGAACATCGGGCTTTCCGAGCGCATCGCCCTGGTGGGCCCCAACGGCGCCGGCAAGACCACTTTGTTCAGGATAGCCCTGGGCTTGCAGGCTCCGACCGCCGGCGGGGTGGCCGCAGCCAAGCGGATGCGCACCGGCTACCTGCCCCAGCAGGAGATCGTTTTCAAGGGCCGGACCGTGCTGGAGGAGGCTTCCTCCGTTTTTGCCGACCGCCACGCCATGCGGGACGAGGCCGAGGAACTTTCCCATTTGATGGCCGCTATGTCCCAGGACGACCCTGAACTGCCGGCGGTGGTCGAGCGCTACGGCGAACTGCATCATCTGTTTGAGGAACAGGACGGCTACCAGCTGGAAAGCCGCACCAAATCTGTACTCCAGGGCCTGGGCTTCTCCGGGGACGACTTCTCCCGTCCGGTGGAGACATTCTCCGGCGGCTGGCAGATGCGCCTGGCCCTGGCCAAGCTGCTGTTGCAGGAGCCCTCCTATCTGTTTCTGGACGAACCCACCAACCATCTGGATATCGAGTCCATGGAATACCTGGAAAATTTTTTAAAAAGCTTCAAGGGCGCCGCGGTGATGATCTCCCACGACCGTTATTTCCTCGACCGCACGGTCAAGAAGATATTTGAACTGGAACACGGCCGGCTGAACGTCTATCACGCCAATTATTCCGGGTATCTTTCAGAAAAGGAAAAACGGCGGGAGCTGCTGATCAAGCGGCAAATTGAACAGGACAAGGAGATTGAACATTTAAAGGAATTCGTCTGCCGCTGGAAGGGCAATTATATCAAGCGGGCCATGGTCACCAGCCGGGAGAAGATGATCAAAAAACTCCAGCAGCAGCGGGTGGACCTTCCTTCCACGGTCAAAAGTTTCCGGCTCAACCTGCCCCAGCCCCCCTACTGCGGACGCAATATGGTTACCCTTAAGGATGTCTCCAAGCACTACGGCGCCAAACAGGTTCTTAACAGTGTGGATCTACAGGTGGAGAACGGGCACAAGCTGGGGCTGGTGGGCTTAAACGGCGCGGGCAAGTCCACCCTGCTTAAAATGCTGGCCCGGGTGGAAACTCCCACCTCCGGGGAAATGGTGGAATCGCCCCAGCTTAGGTCGGCCTACTTTGCCCAGCACACCGCCGAAATGCTGGACGACAAGAAGACCGTCTACCAGCAGGTGGAGGATGTGATCCCCCTGGAAACTCCGGGCCGGATCCGTACCATCCTGGGTTCCTTTCTTTTCCCCGGGGACGATGTCTACAAAAAAGTCTCGGTGCTTTCCGGCGGTGAAAAGGCCCGGCTGGCCCTGTGCTGCACCCTGCTTTTGCCGGCCAATCTTTTAATCATGGACGAGCCCACCAACCACCTGGACCTTAAGGGCAAGGAGATCCTGGAGCAGGCCTTAAAAGAATATCGGGGCGCAGTGGCGCTGGTGACCCACGACCGTTACCTGCTGGATCAGGTGGTGGACACCGTGGTGGAGGTGGCCGACCGGCGGATCAGATTGTTCCCCGGCAACTACACCGAGTATCTGGATAAAAAAGAGTCCCTGCTGGCTCAGACTGTTGCGGCCATTCTCCAGCCCGTTAAGGAAATGGTTTCGGACGGTAAACTGCCGTCGGACAAACTG is a window encoding:
- a CDS encoding ABC-F family ATP-binding cassette domain-containing protein, whose amino-acid sequence is MIQLSNISVSFGEKILFKDITWNIGLSERIALVGPNGAGKTTLFRIALGLQAPTAGGVAAAKRMRTGYLPQQEIVFKGRTVLEEASSVFADRHAMRDEAEELSHLMAAMSQDDPELPAVVERYGELHHLFEEQDGYQLESRTKSVLQGLGFSGDDFSRPVETFSGGWQMRLALAKLLLQEPSYLFLDEPTNHLDIESMEYLENFLKSFKGAAVMISHDRYFLDRTVKKIFELEHGRLNVYHANYSGYLSEKEKRRELLIKRQIEQDKEIEHLKEFVCRWKGNYIKRAMVTSREKMIKKLQQQRVDLPSTVKSFRLNLPQPPYCGRNMVTLKDVSKHYGAKQVLNSVDLQVENGHKLGLVGLNGAGKSTLLKMLARVETPTSGEMVESPQLRSAYFAQHTAEMLDDKKTVYQQVEDVIPLETPGRIRTILGSFLFPGDDVYKKVSVLSGGEKARLALCCTLLLPANLLIMDEPTNHLDLKGKEILEQALKEYRGAVALVTHDRYLLDQVVDTVVEVADRRIRLFPGNYTEYLDKKESLLAQTVAAILQPVKEMVSDGKLPSDKLLWAETKKQKSRQAAGQRKNKRMVAELEERIHLLEKKQTLLESDRGGLADPAIYKDGPKMKDLMNDFDKNRKELKYLYDRWEHHHEESG